A stretch of the Crocinitomicaceae bacterium genome encodes the following:
- a CDS encoding tetratricopeptide repeat protein yields MRALLWLIILFAVGLPQNGIAKLENKDSLNQFILEHPDDSIGLQARLTYVQQIKHGYAESAPLIHEGISVSKKTHNHFFLQRFYHAAGIMYWQIGNSDSAIVDFQKALSYALYLKDTLSIGNANLGLANVYKNTGDYAKSVNHALESERYFNLAHDTTGAARSYNTLGLIFRQQKDADKAKFYYVQGLNLVRSMHDTVLESGFLSNIGVLYHELEYYDSAWIYHKSALNLRMAIGDRKAMAISYGNIGSLFLMQNNLDSALYYTNLALAEFSNVNYQMGMMEAYAALGDIWQKKDNHRNAILMFKKAEELANSGNFKPTLVSIARNMATSYQAIGDYRQAYQYLENFIAWRDSIFSDEETKKVQKLEIEFTYKKQQLEDSLKNAERERIAAYEMQKERDKNSAQQTKFRLFAVGGLAVLILILIIVIILSKSNRRQRQLNKIIAEQKTMVEEKNKEITDSINYARRIQEAILPPAQLIEKYLPDHFVLYLPKDIVAGDFYWLNADDNDVLIAAADCTGHGVPGAMVSVVCSNALNRAVKELKLKNPATILNKVRELVIETFEKSQHDVNDGMDIALVRIKKNEPTIKLEYAGANNPMWIYRAKEKSLIEIKPNNQPVGNFTKQTPFTSHEIELNKGDQVYIFTDGYADQFGGQDINRGGKKFKSANLFKLIQSIANSDMSYQKKTLHDTFIQWKGELEQLDDICIIGLKL; encoded by the coding sequence ATGCGTGCACTGTTGTGGTTAATCATATTATTTGCAGTTGGTCTTCCACAAAATGGTATTGCCAAACTTGAGAACAAAGACTCACTGAACCAATTTATTCTTGAGCATCCTGACGACTCAATTGGTTTACAAGCCAGACTTACCTATGTTCAGCAAATAAAACATGGTTATGCTGAATCTGCTCCCCTGATTCATGAGGGAATTTCTGTTTCAAAAAAAACACACAATCATTTTTTTCTTCAACGATTTTATCACGCTGCCGGAATCATGTATTGGCAAATCGGAAACAGTGATAGCGCAATAGTTGATTTTCAAAAAGCGCTATCCTATGCATTATATTTGAAAGATACCTTAAGCATAGGTAATGCTAATCTCGGATTAGCAAATGTTTACAAAAATACCGGAGACTACGCCAAATCAGTAAATCATGCGCTTGAATCAGAGAGATATTTTAATCTGGCTCATGACACAACAGGGGCTGCCAGATCATACAATACCTTAGGCTTAATTTTCAGACAGCAAAAGGATGCTGACAAGGCCAAGTTTTATTATGTGCAAGGATTAAATTTGGTTAGATCAATGCATGACACGGTGCTTGAATCTGGCTTTCTATCTAATATTGGAGTACTCTATCATGAACTTGAATATTATGACAGTGCATGGATTTATCATAAAAGTGCACTAAATCTAAGAATGGCTATAGGAGACCGCAAGGCTATGGCTATTTCATACGGTAATATTGGTTCTCTCTTTTTAATGCAAAACAATCTTGATTCTGCATTGTATTATACCAATCTTGCATTGGCAGAATTTTCAAATGTAAATTATCAGATGGGCATGATGGAGGCCTATGCCGCATTGGGTGATATCTGGCAAAAAAAAGACAATCATAGAAATGCTATTCTCATGTTTAAAAAAGCAGAAGAACTAGCCAATTCCGGAAATTTCAAACCAACACTCGTAAGCATCGCCAGAAATATGGCAACATCATACCAAGCCATTGGTGACTATCGTCAAGCTTATCAATATCTTGAAAACTTCATAGCATGGAGAGATAGTATTTTCAGTGATGAAGAAACAAAGAAAGTTCAAAAATTAGAGATTGAATTTACTTACAAAAAACAACAATTAGAAGATAGTTTAAAAAACGCAGAACGAGAGAGAATTGCTGCCTATGAAATGCAGAAAGAGAGAGATAAAAATTCTGCTCAACAAACTAAATTCAGACTATTTGCCGTGGGTGGGCTTGCGGTATTGATTCTTATCTTAATCATAGTAATTATTCTCAGTAAAAGTAATCGCAGGCAAAGGCAACTAAACAAAATTATTGCTGAACAGAAAACCATGGTGGAAGAAAAGAATAAAGAAATTACTGATTCCATCAATTACGCCCGACGCATCCAAGAAGCTATCTTGCCTCCTGCTCAACTCATAGAAAAATATTTACCTGATCACTTTGTACTTTACTTGCCAAAAGATATTGTTGCAGGTGATTTTTACTGGCTGAACGCTGATGATAATGATGTACTTATAGCAGCCGCTGATTGCACTGGTCACGGTGTACCCGGTGCCATGGTGAGTGTGGTTTGTTCCAATGCACTGAATAGAGCAGTGAAAGAATTGAAATTAAAAAACCCTGCTACAATTCTAAACAAAGTGCGTGAATTGGTAATTGAAACCTTTGAAAAAAGTCAGCATGACGTAAACGATGGAATGGATATTGCGCTGGTTAGAATTAAAAAAAATGAACCAACAATTAAACTTGAATACGCCGGTGCTAATAATCCTATGTGGATTTATCGTGCTAAAGAAAAATCATTGATAGAAATCAAACCAAATAATCAACCTGTCGGCAATTTTACAAAACAAACACCTTTTACCTCACATGAAATTGAATTGAACAAAGGTGATCAGGTTTACATCTTTACTGATGGTTACGCAGATCAATTTGGTGGACAAGACATCAACCGCGGAGGTAAAAAATTTAAATCGGCTAATCTTTTTAAATTAATTCAGTCTATTGCCAATTCTGATATGTCTTACCAGAAAAAAACGCTGCACGACACCTTCATTCAATGGAAAGGAGAGCTTGAACAATTAGATGATATCTGTATCATTGGTTTGAAACTTTAG
- a CDS encoding outer membrane beta-barrel protein, producing MKKLLSLVLLTGVALGSQAQDKKFQIGLVMGTTVNWTKIQTTQLEKNGLGKDFTIGVGGNFMFNENVGIASGVQFDMGNFSLNYGSDASVNLGDVYYAYHDTEIKMYKDGAVEDAVDTSAFQLLTRTYRTKYITVPFFLKFQTSLIGQFKYYGKFGLRTSFLGSVRMDDLGRDAYYDAVTKEFTTNAPISERTMENMKPVGLKKELSPVKMAIGVYAGAEWNFTGNTFLYAELGFNYGIIPQLYPTSSTLVDKVETTTAGVYNYSNLEIDNNPQHMIEFKVGLLF from the coding sequence ATGAAAAAGTTACTCTCTCTGGTTTTGTTAACAGGGGTTGCGCTGGGTTCACAAGCTCAGGATAAAAAATTCCAAATTGGTCTCGTGATGGGAACAACCGTTAACTGGACAAAAATACAAACAACTCAACTTGAAAAAAATGGGTTAGGAAAAGATTTTACAATTGGCGTTGGAGGAAACTTCATGTTTAATGAAAACGTTGGTATTGCGTCAGGCGTGCAGTTTGATATGGGTAATTTTTCACTAAATTACGGTTCTGATGCCAGTGTTAATTTAGGCGATGTATATTACGCTTATCATGATACTGAAATTAAAATGTATAAAGATGGTGCGGTTGAAGATGCGGTTGACACATCAGCTTTTCAATTGCTTACCCGCACATATCGCACAAAATATATTACTGTCCCTTTCTTTCTGAAATTTCAAACCAGTTTGATTGGTCAATTCAAATATTATGGAAAATTTGGTCTGAGAACTAGTTTCCTAGGTTCAGTGAGAATGGATGATCTTGGACGTGATGCGTATTATGATGCGGTTACAAAAGAATTTACTACCAACGCCCCTATCTCTGAAAGAACTATGGAGAACATGAAACCTGTTGGATTGAAAAAAGAACTTTCTCCGGTAAAAATGGCTATTGGTGTTTACGCCGGAGCTGAATGGAATTTTACGGGGAATACCTTTTTATATGCTGAACTTGGATTTAATTATGGTATTATTCCACAACTCTACCCTACCTCAAGTACTCTGGTAGATAAAGTAGAAACAACCACGGCTGGTGTTTACAACTATTCTAATCTGGAAATAGATAATAACCCACAGCACATGATTGAATTCAAAGTGGGCTTATTATTCTAA
- the nadE gene encoding NAD(+) synthase, protein MNAKKTAEYITNWLKDYAIRANAKGYIIGISGGIDSAVTSLLCAQTGLSTHCLEMAIHQNQAEVNRGLEHIAWLEKKFPNVSHQQINLTESFDTLCGVLPEKTTSHGLSMANTRARLRMLTLYAVGQSKGLLVAGTGNKVEDFGVGFYTKYGDGGVDVSPIADLKKTEVYEIAKAYDIIQSIQSAAPTDGLWKDERTDEGQLGATYPELEWAMDFYLLKPHLLSGELLDSEISAYSVRQKEVLKIYRNFNRANQHKMIPIPVCIIPDFVKE, encoded by the coding sequence TTGAACGCAAAAAAGACAGCAGAATACATCACGAATTGGCTTAAAGATTACGCCATTCGTGCAAACGCAAAAGGATATATAATAGGAATTAGCGGCGGAATAGATTCCGCCGTTACTTCTTTATTGTGTGCCCAAACCGGCTTGTCTACTCATTGTCTTGAGATGGCAATACACCAAAATCAGGCTGAGGTAAACCGTGGTTTAGAACATATCGCATGGCTTGAAAAAAAATTCCCCAATGTGAGTCATCAACAAATTAATCTCACTGAAAGCTTTGATACTTTGTGCGGCGTATTGCCTGAAAAAACTACCTCACACGGATTATCCATGGCAAACACACGCGCTCGCTTGAGAATGCTTACGTTGTACGCCGTTGGTCAATCTAAAGGTTTGTTAGTTGCAGGAACCGGAAATAAAGTTGAAGATTTTGGCGTAGGTTTTTACACAAAATATGGTGATGGAGGAGTAGACGTTTCGCCCATTGCTGATTTGAAAAAAACAGAAGTGTATGAAATTGCCAAGGCCTACGATATTATTCAGTCAATTCAATCAGCTGCTCCAACTGATGGTTTGTGGAAAGACGAAAGAACGGATGAAGGTCAGTTAGGCGCAACGTATCCTGAATTAGAATGGGCAATGGACTTTTATCTTTTAAAACCACATTTATTGTCAGGTGAATTGCTTGATTCAGAAATTTCAGCATATTCAGTAAGACAAAAGGAGGTGCTAAAAATTTACCGCAATTTCAACCGAGCAAATCAACATAAAATGATCCCAATTCCGGTATGTATAATACCTGATTTTGTAAAGGAATAA
- a CDS encoding exopolyphosphatase yields the protein MIYGAVDIGTNATRLLIGEIAESNGRAFVKKLSYVRVPLRLGMDVFENGRISDHKITEFKKTMHAFKLIAEVFDVNELRACATSAMREAENGEAVRELIEKETGLKIEIIRGQEEAELIFSTFMLLEHDHDDPFIVIDVGGGSTEITVFSKNQKPISKSFRLGTIRMIKGKAEKSAWKEMENWLEENLRKSDKYKVFGTGGNINKIHKFVGKKEKDAIHYKELEDVYEKLEKYNINERMEKFNLKPDRADVIVPACVIYLNALKEIKAKEIFVPKVGLADGMIYNMHMKKQQVPA from the coding sequence ATGATATACGGAGCTGTTGACATTGGAACTAATGCCACCAGATTATTGATCGGGGAAATTGCAGAAAGTAATGGCCGGGCTTTTGTGAAAAAACTTTCATACGTGCGTGTGCCGCTGCGTTTAGGTATGGACGTTTTTGAAAATGGTCGTATCTCAGATCACAAAATCACTGAGTTTAAAAAAACAATGCACGCCTTTAAATTAATTGCTGAAGTTTTTGATGTAAATGAGCTGCGGGCATGTGCAACATCTGCCATGCGTGAAGCTGAAAACGGAGAAGCAGTGCGTGAACTAATTGAAAAAGAAACCGGTTTAAAAATAGAAATTATCAGGGGACAAGAAGAGGCTGAATTAATTTTTTCAACCTTCATGCTGTTAGAACATGATCATGATGACCCTTTTATTGTCATTGATGTTGGTGGTGGTAGCACTGAAATAACCGTATTTTCCAAAAATCAAAAACCTATTTCAAAATCGTTCAGATTGGGAACCATTCGTATGATCAAAGGAAAAGCAGAAAAATCAGCCTGGAAAGAAATGGAAAACTGGTTGGAGGAAAACTTGCGAAAATCCGATAAATACAAAGTATTTGGAACAGGTGGAAACATCAATAAAATTCACAAATTCGTTGGTAAAAAAGAAAAAGACGCCATTCACTACAAAGAGCTGGAAGATGTTTATGAAAAATTAGAAAAGTACAACATCAACGAGCGCATGGAAAAATTCAACCTCAAACCTGACCGCGCTGACGTAATTGTTCCGGCTTGTGTTATTTATCTGAATGCATTAAAAGAAATCAAAGCAAAAGAAATTTTTGTACCTAAAGTTGGGCTTGCTGATGGCATGATTTATAATATGCACATGAAAAAACAACAGGTGCCCGCCTGA
- the queA gene encoding tRNA preQ1(34) S-adenosylmethionine ribosyltransferase-isomerase QueA: MKLSAFDFTLPENLIAQHPSPNRDESKLMVLDRKKQTITHKMFKDVLEYFDEGDVMIMNNTRVFPARLYGNKEKTGARIEVFLLRELNRESLLWDVLVDPARKIRIGNKLYFTDDDSLVAEVIDNTTSRGRTIRFLFDGTYEEFKAKITELGETPIPPYIKNLREVVPADEDRYQTIYAKHEGAVAAPTAGLHFSRELLKRLEIKGVNFAELTLHVGLGTFRTVEVEDLTKHKMDSEQCEINQTCADVVNKAKLAKKKVCAVGTTTMRAIETSVSTEGLLKPYAGWTNKFIFPPYDFSIADCMITNFHTPQSTLLMMISAFAGHDLLMKGYQEAIKKKYRFYSYGDAMLIL, translated from the coding sequence ATGAAATTATCAGCATTTGACTTTACGCTTCCTGAAAATCTGATCGCACAACATCCATCACCAAATCGTGATGAATCAAAATTGATGGTGCTTGATCGTAAAAAACAAACCATCACACATAAAATGTTTAAAGATGTGTTGGAATATTTTGATGAAGGAGATGTGATGATCATGAATAATACACGCGTTTTTCCTGCAAGATTATATGGTAATAAAGAAAAAACAGGTGCGCGTATTGAAGTATTTTTACTTCGTGAACTGAATCGTGAAAGTTTACTTTGGGATGTGTTAGTTGATCCTGCTCGTAAAATCAGAATCGGGAATAAACTTTATTTCACAGATGATGATTCATTGGTTGCTGAAGTTATTGACAACACAACTTCACGCGGTCGTACAATACGCTTTTTGTTTGATGGTACATATGAAGAATTTAAAGCGAAAATCACTGAACTAGGTGAAACCCCGATTCCGCCATACATCAAAAATTTGCGTGAAGTAGTACCTGCTGATGAAGATCGTTATCAAACAATTTACGCTAAGCATGAAGGAGCCGTTGCTGCACCAACTGCCGGTTTGCATTTTAGTCGTGAGTTATTGAAACGTCTTGAAATAAAAGGTGTGAATTTTGCTGAACTCACATTGCACGTTGGCCTAGGTACATTCAGAACTGTTGAGGTTGAAGATTTGACTAAACACAAGATGGATTCTGAACAATGTGAAATCAACCAAACATGTGCTGATGTTGTCAATAAAGCAAAACTTGCTAAAAAGAAAGTGTGTGCTGTAGGTACAACAACCATGCGTGCAATTGAAACCAGTGTTTCTACTGAAGGTTTACTCAAACCATACGCTGGCTGGACAAATAAATTTATTTTTCCTCCGTATGATTTTTCTATAGCTGATTGTATGATTACCAACTTTCACACGCCGCAATCTACTTTATTAATGATGATTTCTGCCTTTGCCGGACATGATTTACTTATGAAAGGATATCAAGAAGCCATCAAAAAGAAATACCGCTTTTATTCTTACGGTGACGCAATGCTGATTCTTTAA
- a CDS encoding YihA family ribosome biogenesis GTP-binding protein — MKINSAEFVISNTDYKRCPNPTRPEYAFIGRSNVGKSSLINMLCNRKSLAKTSSTPGKTQLINHYLINEQWFLVDLPGYGYARVGKSLSKSWQKFITDYLQHRENLMNVYVLIDSRHPTQKIDQEFMRWLGEHQIPFSIIFTKTDKLKPHERSVVPEKCKKEMLTYWEEMPTHFMSSAEKAVGRDEILAHIAEINTYFQG; from the coding sequence ATGAAAATTAATAGTGCAGAATTTGTTATCAGTAATACAGATTACAAACGTTGCCCAAATCCAACACGGCCTGAATATGCTTTCATTGGAAGATCCAATGTTGGTAAATCATCGCTTATCAATATGCTGTGTAACAGAAAATCGTTGGCCAAAACATCTTCAACACCTGGAAAAACGCAATTAATCAATCATTACTTGATTAATGAACAATGGTTTTTAGTTGACTTACCCGGTTATGGCTATGCCCGAGTTGGCAAATCACTCAGTAAAAGCTGGCAAAAATTTATTACAGATTATCTTCAGCATCGTGAGAATTTGATGAACGTTTATGTTCTTATAGACAGCCGACATCCAACCCAAAAAATTGATCAAGAATTTATGCGTTGGTTAGGTGAACATCAAATTCCTTTCAGCATTATTTTCACCAAGACAGATAAATTGAAACCCCATGAGAGATCAGTTGTGCCAGAGAAATGCAAAAAAGAAATGCTCACATATTGGGAGGAGATGCCAACGCATTTTATGAGTTCAGCAGAAAAGGCCGTAGGCAGAGATGAAATCCTTGCTCACATTGCAGAAATAAACACCTATTTCCAGGGCTGA
- a CDS encoding 2-C-methyl-D-erythritol 4-phosphate cytidylyltransferase: protein MSNWSLIISAGGIGRRMGGDIPKQFHLIHNKPIILHTIEKFLAFDAELELIIVLPEDWINYWEELCQKYFFTANHKVVVGGDERFFSIQNGLREVTKPYVAVQDAVRPIISPQLIQHCFNTALETGTAIPVVPVSESLRKIENEMSFVVNREDFRIVQTPQCFKTDLLKEAYQQPYSRLFTDDASVLEAHGVKVSLVQGEVENIKITRPADLKISAAFLE from the coding sequence ATGAGTAATTGGTCTCTTATAATTTCTGCCGGTGGTATTGGACGCAGAATGGGCGGTGATATACCTAAACAATTTCATCTCATACACAACAAACCTATTATTCTGCACACCATTGAAAAATTTCTTGCTTTTGATGCAGAATTAGAGTTGATCATTGTTTTGCCTGAAGATTGGATAAATTATTGGGAAGAATTATGTCAAAAATATTTTTTCACCGCAAATCACAAAGTAGTTGTTGGTGGTGATGAACGCTTTTTCTCAATACAAAATGGTTTGCGTGAAGTCACAAAACCTTACGTAGCCGTGCAAGATGCTGTGCGTCCAATAATAAGCCCTCAATTAATTCAGCATTGTTTCAATACAGCACTGGAAACCGGAACAGCCATTCCTGTGGTGCCTGTTAGTGAATCTCTCAGAAAAATTGAAAATGAGATGTCATTTGTTGTTAATCGTGAAGATTTCAGAATTGTACAAACTCCCCAATGTTTTAAAACCGATTTACTAAAAGAGGCTTATCAGCAACCATATTCACGTTTATTTACTGACGATGCCTCTGTTCTTGAAGCTCACGGAGTCAAGGTATCATTAGTACAGGGTGAGGTTGAAAACATTAAAATCACACGCCCCGCTGATTTGAAAATTTCTGCCGCATTTCTTGAATAA
- the gldC gene encoding gliding motility protein GldC, which produces MSNKKNSQIRVDVTTNENHIPEKIIWNADEGDIKDAEAKAMLLSLWDGKTHTAMRIDIWNQEMTIDEMKKFFHQTLLTMSDTFERATGERNIAEDLRDYCQHFAEKMGILPPKS; this is translated from the coding sequence ATGAGCAATAAAAAAAACTCTCAAATACGGGTTGATGTAACAACCAATGAAAATCATATCCCTGAAAAAATAATCTGGAATGCAGACGAAGGAGATATTAAAGATGCTGAAGCAAAAGCCATGCTTCTGTCTTTGTGGGATGGCAAGACACATACCGCAATGCGCATTGATATTTGGAATCAGGAAATGACCATTGATGAAATGAAAAAGTTTTTTCACCAAACGCTTCTCACCATGTCTGACACTTTTGAGCGCGCCACAGGTGAACGCAACATTGCAGAGGATTTGAGAGATTATTGTCAGCACTTTGCTGAAAAAATGGGTATTCTGCCTCCTAAAAGTTAG
- a CDS encoding 2Fe-2S iron-sulfur cluster binding domain-containing protein: MNKDEIIVNVIDREGNTHVLNAPIDISLNLMEVCRMHELPVEGRCGGMAMCATCQCYVESSTHLPDLSDAEAAMLDEAFYVKSNSRLGCQIPVTPIIDGIVVRLAPEGN, translated from the coding sequence ATGAACAAAGATGAAATCATTGTCAATGTAATAGACAGGGAGGGTAATACCCACGTATTAAATGCACCCATTGACATCAGCCTAAACCTGATGGAAGTTTGTCGCATGCATGAATTGCCTGTTGAAGGTAGATGCGGCGGAATGGCCATGTGTGCAACTTGCCAGTGTTATGTTGAATCCAGCACGCATTTACCAGACCTATCTGATGCTGAAGCTGCCATGCTGGATGAAGCTTTCTACGTGAAATCCAACAGCCGCCTTGGTTGTCAGATTCCGGTGACACCTATTATTGATGGTATTGTTGTGAGGCTTGCCCCTGAAGGGAATTAA
- a CDS encoding ABC transporter ATP-binding protein — MSKKKISLKQVFKDIIWPRKKILAVGLLLILVSRGASLVLPYSTQVLIDEIVPLKDFYLMKIVLGAVIISLGVQAITSFWLTKLLSVEAQHLISELRVKVQKKVLTLPVSFFDNNKSGALVSRIMTDVEGVRNLVGTGFVQLIGGSITAVAALIWLLKMNWIMTISTLIPIAVFAFIAMKAFGKIRPIFKERGKINADVTGRLTETISGVRVIKGFNAEEQENKIFQRGTDQLFENVKSSLTATSMVTSLATFLLGVGSVTIMGIGGFLIMEGQMTNGEFISFTVLLGFMIAPIVQMSNIGSQLTEAFAGLDRTAEIMNAAPENDDETRTLQINSMKGDIEFDNVKFSYEQGKEVLHGVSFSAPSGSVTALVGTSGSGKSTIAGLAATFLQPHAGKITIDGMDITQVNLSSYRRFLGVVLQDDFLFEGTIRENILFPRPEATEEQLQHAVKAAYVNEFTDRFELGLDTVIGERGVKLSGGQRQRIAIARAILADPKILILDEATSSLDTESESLIQKSLSELMKGRTTFVIAHRLSTIRQASQILVIEQGLIAERGTHDELISAEGRYYNLYTYQSRI; from the coding sequence ATGTCAAAAAAGAAAATTTCTCTTAAACAGGTTTTCAAAGATATTATCTGGCCACGCAAAAAAATTCTTGCCGTTGGATTACTCCTTATTCTTGTCAGTCGCGGTGCCAGTTTGGTACTACCCTATTCTACCCAAGTATTAATTGACGAAATAGTTCCGCTCAAAGATTTTTATCTGATGAAAATTGTATTAGGTGCTGTAATCATTTCTTTGGGAGTTCAAGCAATCACATCGTTCTGGCTTACTAAACTGTTGAGTGTTGAAGCGCAGCATCTCATCTCTGAATTACGCGTGAAAGTGCAAAAAAAAGTACTTACCCTGCCGGTGAGTTTTTTTGACAATAACAAGTCAGGCGCATTGGTATCACGCATAATGACAGATGTTGAAGGGGTAAGAAATTTAGTAGGCACCGGATTCGTACAACTTATTGGAGGTTCAATAACGGCCGTTGCTGCTTTGATCTGGTTACTTAAAATGAATTGGATCATGACCATTTCAACCTTGATTCCAATTGCTGTTTTTGCGTTTATTGCCATGAAAGCTTTTGGAAAAATAAGACCCATATTCAAAGAGCGTGGAAAAATAAATGCAGATGTCACAGGGCGCTTAACAGAGACAATATCGGGTGTTAGAGTAATCAAAGGATTCAACGCAGAAGAACAAGAAAATAAAATTTTTCAACGCGGCACGGATCAGCTTTTTGAAAATGTAAAAAGTAGTTTAACAGCAACGTCTATGGTCACAAGTCTTGCCACATTTCTTTTAGGCGTTGGGTCTGTTACCATAATGGGTATAGGCGGATTTTTAATCATGGAAGGTCAAATGACCAATGGTGAATTTATTTCTTTCACGGTATTGTTAGGTTTTATGATTGCGCCCATCGTGCAAATGAGCAATATCGGATCTCAATTAACTGAAGCATTTGCAGGTTTAGACCGCACGGCTGAAATCATGAATGCAGCACCTGAAAATGATGATGAAACGAGAACACTTCAAATTAATTCAATGAAGGGTGATATTGAATTTGACAATGTGAAATTTTCTTATGAACAAGGTAAAGAAGTGTTGCATGGAGTTTCATTTTCCGCTCCTTCAGGATCAGTAACTGCACTGGTTGGTACAAGTGGTTCAGGCAAGTCAACCATTGCCGGTTTGGCAGCAACTTTTTTACAACCACACGCAGGAAAAATTACCATTGACGGAATGGATATCACTCAAGTAAATCTTTCTTCCTATAGACGTTTTTTAGGTGTTGTATTACAAGATGATTTTTTGTTTGAAGGAACCATTCGTGAAAACATTTTATTTCCACGTCCTGAAGCTACAGAAGAACAACTGCAGCATGCCGTAAAGGCAGCTTATGTCAATGAATTTACTGATCGGTTTGAGTTGGGACTAGACACAGTAATTGGAGAACGCGGAGTAAAATTATCAGGCGGACAACGTCAACGTATTGCTATTGCGCGCGCTATTCTTGCTGATCCTAAAATTTTAATTCTTGATGAAGCTACTTCGTCATTAGATACTGAAAGTGAATCTCTCATTCAGAAAAGTTTATCAGAATTGATGAAGGGTAGAACCACATTTGTAATTGCCCACCGGTTGAGTACCATTCGCCAGGCAAGTCAAATTTTAGTAATTGAACAAGGATTGATTGCAGAACGCGGCACGCATGATGAATTGATCAGCGCAGAAGGGAGATATTACAATTTGTACACGTATCAAAGCAGAATCTAA